A single region of the Ziziphus jujuba cultivar Dongzao chromosome 10, ASM3175591v1 genome encodes:
- the LOC107412159 gene encoding AT-hook motif nuclear-localized protein 14: protein MEPNENQLSYYHHHHQSPTTTTTTAPTANNAVASPTNGLLPNTHTSDGTHMVYPHSVPSAVTSPLEPAKRKRGRPRKYGTPEQALAAKKAATTSSHSSSSKDKKDHGGGAASPSYSGSSKKSQLVALGNGGQGFTPHVITVAAGEDVGQKIMMFMQQSKREICILSASGTISNASLRQPATSGGNITYEGRFEIISFSGSYVRTELGGRAGGLSVCLSSTDGQIIGGGVGGPLKAAGPVQVIVGSFMIDAKKDGVKGDVPGNKLPSPVGGASSSSIGFRSAIDSSGRNPVRGNDDHQAIPSHFMIQPRGMHMAPPRPTDWRTGPAGYELTGRGIGAHQSPENGDYDQIPD from the exons ATGGAACCCAATGAAAACCAACTGAGCtactaccaccaccaccaccagagCCCAACGACGACGACGACCACCGCCCCCACCGCCAACAACGCCGTTGCGTCACCAACCAATGGGCTTCTGCCAAATACCCACACCAGCGATGGGACCCACATGGTGTACCCTCACTCCGTGCCCTCCGCGGTGACGTCCCCACTCGAGCCTGCTAAGAGGAAGCGAGGGAGGCCCAGGAAGTACGGCACCCCCGAGCAGGCGTTGGCCGCCAAGAAGGCCGCTACGACGTCGTCTCACTCCTCCTCTTCCAAGGACAAGAAGGACCATGGTGGTGGCGCTGCTTCGCCTTCCTATTCTGGTTCCTCCAAAAAATCTCAGTTGGTTGCTTTAG GCAATGGAGGGCAAGGTTTTACACCACATGTTATCACTGTAGCAGCTGGTGAG GATGTCGGACAGAAAATTATGATGTTTATGCAACAGAGTAAGCGTGAAATATGCATTCTGTCTGCCTCTGGTACAATCTCAAATGCTTCTCTTCGTCAGCCTGCTACATCAGGAGGCAACATTACATATGAG GGTCGCTTTGAGATTATATCATTCTCTGGATCATATGTACGTACTGAGCTTGGAGGGAGGGCTGGAGGGCTCAGTGTGTGTCTGTCCAGCACAGATGGTCAAATCATTGGAGGAGGAGTTGGTGGACCTCTAAAGGCAGCAGGGCCAGTGCAG GTTATTGTTGGTTCATTTATGATTGATGCCAAGAAAGATGGTGTGAAAGGTGATGTGCCTGGCAACAAGTTGCCATCGCCAGTTGGTGGGGCATCTTCCTCAAGTATAGGCTTTCGCTCTGCAATTGACTCTTCTGGAAGGAATCCAGTAAGGGGAAATGATGATCACCAAGCTATTCCAAGTCATTTCATGATTCAACCCCGTGGCATGCATATGGCCCCTCCACGGCCGACAGATTGGAGGACTGGCCCTGCTGGTTATGAATTGACAG GACGAGGTATTGGAGCACACCAATCTCCAGAAAATGGGGACTATGATCAAATTCCTGACTAG
- the LOC107412206 gene encoding LOW QUALITY PROTEIN: protein EIN4 (The sequence of the model RefSeq protein was modified relative to this genomic sequence to represent the inferred CDS: deleted 2 bases in 1 codon) translates to MGIQRCKLSIKEMVYTAKSNHLGAMLRASAFGFMISYLIISVSFSIMNSLSCNCDDEGLWGIQSILECQRVSDFLIAVAYFSIPIELLYFISCSNVPFKWVLLQFIAFIVLCGLTHLLNGWTYYGPHSFQLMLSLTIAKFLTALVSCATAITLLTLIPLLLKVKVRELFLKQNVLELDQEVGMMKRKKQASLHVRMLTREIRKSLDRHTILYTTLVELSKTLDLYNCAVWMPNEKRTEMNLTHELKSGYSNSFHRSIPINDPDVLEIRESNGVRILRPESALAAASSGDSGESGAVAAIRMPMLRVSNFKGGTPELVDPCYAILVLVLPCANSRIWSCHEMEIVEVVADQVAVALSHADVLEESQLMREKLGEQNRVLQQARKNAMMASQARNSFQKVMSHGMRRPMHSILGLLSMFQDESLTSDKKTIVDTMVKTSNVLSTLVNDVMEISAKDNGNFLLDMRPFQLHSMIKEAACLAKCLCVYNGFGFEINIQTSLPNQVIGDERRTFQVILHMVGYLLGVYNGGGSVIFRVFSQNGSEGRDDKSLGLWRSSIQDEYICIKFEFEISKGSPQVDGSISDTLYAGRRHDGNEIKEGLSFSMCKKLVQMMQGNIWTSVNPLGLVQSMTLVLRFRIRPSFGRNIFLPGTSIDQPKPITQFRGLRVVLADDDDINRMVTKKLLEKLNCQVLAVSSGFECLSALTAAENPYRIVLLDLHMPEMDGFEVAKRIRKFHSRNWPLIIALTASAEEHAWERCLQMGMNGLIRKPVLLQGMAEELQRVLQRASEVL, encoded by the exons ATGGGTATTCAGAGATGCAAACTTTCAATAAAAGAAATGGTTTACACAGCTAAATCTAATCACTTGGGTGCAATGTTGAGAGCATCGGCTTTTGGATTTATGATCTCTTACCTGATTATTTCTGTT AGCTTTTCCATAATGAACTCGCTAAGTTGTAATTGTGATGATGAGGGTCTCTGGGGCATACAGAGCATTCTAGAGTGCCAAAGAGTGAGTGATTTCTTGATTGCGGTAGCATATTTTTCGATTCCCATTGAACTCCTTTACTTTATCAGTTGCTCTAACGTTCCCTTCAAATGGGTACTCCTTCAGTTTATTGCATTCATAGTTCTATGTGGATTGACCCATTTGCTCAACGGATGGACTTATTATGGCCCCCATTCATTCCAGTTGATGCTTTCTCTCACCATTGCCAAATTCCTCACAGCCTTGGTCTCTTGTGCAACTGCCATAACCCTTTTAACTTTGATCCCTCTTCTTCTCAAAGTAAAAGTGAGAGAGCTTTTCTTGAAGCAAAATGTGTTGGAATTAGACCAGGAAGTTGGGATGATGAAGAGAAAGAAACAAGCTAGCTTGCATGTTCGAATGCTGACACGAGAAATTCGAAAGTCACTTGATAGACATACCATATTGTATACAACTCTGGTTGAGCTTTCCAAGACACTGGACTTGTACAACTGTGCAGTTTGGATGCCAAATGAGAAAAGAACAGAGATGAACCTGACCCATGAGTTGAAATCAGGATATTCAAACAGTTTCCACCGTTCTATACCTATCAATGACCCTGATGTCTTAGAGATAAGAGAGAGCAATGGGGTGAGGATTCTTCGGCCTGAATCAGCACTTGCAGCTGCAAGCAGTGGTGATTCTGGAGAGTCAGGTGCTGTGGCAGCAATTCGAATGCCTATGCTTCGTGTTTCAAACTTCAAAGGGGGTACCCCGGAGTTGGTTGATCCTTGTTATGCTATACTGGTTTTGGTTCTTCCTTGTGCAAATTCTAGAATCTGGAGCTGTCATGAAATGGAGATCGTGGAAGTGGTCGCGGACCAGGTGGCTGTGGCTCTGTCTCATGCTGATGTCCTTGAAGAGTCCCAGCTAATGAGAGAGAAACTGGGTGAGCAAAATCGTGTACTGCAACAGGCTAGGAAGAACGCAATGATGGCCAGCCAAGCAAGAAACTCATTTCAGAAGGTGATGAGTCATGGAATGAGAAGGCCAATGCATTCAATCTTGGGTTTGCTTTCAATGTTTCAGGATGAAAGTTTGACCAGTGACAAGAAGACTATTGTAGACACAATGGTTAAGACCAGCAATGTCCTGTCAACTCTGGTTAATGATGTGATGGAGATTTCAGCAAAAGATAATGGGAATTTCTTATTGGATATGAGGCCTTTTCAACTACATTCAATGATAAAGGAAGCTGCTTGCCTTGCCAAGTGCTTGTGTGTGTATAATGGCTTtggttttgaaattaatattcaGACCTCGTTACCTAATCAGGTGATAGGTGATGAAAGAAGGACTTTTCAAGTAATTTTGCATATGGTTGGATATTTATTAGGTGTCTATAATGGAGGGGGATCTGTCATCTTCCGGGTTTTCTCCCAAAATGGTAGTGAAGGGAGGGATGATAAGTCGCTGGGACTGTGGAGATCAAGCATACAAGATGAGTACATATGTATaaagtttgagtttgaaattagCAAAGGAAGTCCTCAGGTGGATGGATCAATCTCTGACACACTATATGCTGGTAGGAGGCACGATGGCAATGAAATTAAGGAGGGCCTTAGCTTCAGCATGTGCAAAAAGCTTGTGCAA ATGATGCAGGGTAATATCTGGACTTCTGTAAACCCACTAGGTCTTGTACAAAGCATGACACTTGTTCTCAGGTTTCGGATCCGACCATCTTTTGGAAGAAACATTTTTCTCCCTGGAACTTCAATAGACCAGCCAAAGCCCATCACACAGTTCAGAGGCCTCCGGGTTGTACTTGCTGATGATGACGATATAAACAGGATGGTGACCAAGAAGCTGCTTGAGAAGCTTAATTGTCAAGTACTAGCTGTTTCTTCTGGGTTTGAATGTCTTAGTGCTCTCACTGCAGCTGAAAATCCCTACCGCATTGTTCTTCTTGATCTTCACATGCCTGAAATGGATGGTTTTGAAGTGGCAAAGAGAATCCGGAAATTCCACAGCCGTAATTGGCCTCTGATAATTGCACTGACAGCAAGCGCGGAGGAGCATGCATGGGAGAGATGTCTACAAATGGGAATGAACGGATTGATTCGAAAACCTGTTCTCTTACAAGGAATGGCAGAAGAACTCCAGAGAGTCCTTCAACGAGCAAGTGAAGTTTTATAA
- the LOC107412185 gene encoding uncharacterized protein LOC107412185 produces the protein MRRTVGAEEGDKEEEEAEAQYHSKDFEWEELRAEVENDPSFCQHLLPFQPTSTSSSSSPQAQSDSDAWKRFHIRHSAGKFFKERRYLLKEFPELASCNENSKVLEVGCGNGSTVLPLLRGNENIIVYACDCSTETVERVKEIIDASNIISIKQRFHPFYCDLSINRFPTWLACNQCRDIYLQSQHKSISDVTMNNIMDSNNLYLLRESGCCNGGVDFITLIFTLSAIPLQTMPVSIKECFSVLKPGGLLLFRDYGLYDMTMLRFELEKRVGFREYMRSDGTRSYFFCLDTVRDLFVGAGFTELELEYCCIKSVNRRNGKSMRRVWVHGKFQKPL, from the exons ATGCGCAGAACAGTTGGTGCAGAAGAAGGAGacaaggaagaggaagaggcaGAGGCACAGTATCACAGCAAGGACTTTGAGTGGGAAGAGCTGAGGGCGGAGGTGGAGAACGACCCGTCATTTTGCCAACACTTGCTTCCTTTCCAACCTACCTCTACCTCCTCCTCATCATCCCCACAAGCCCAATCAGATTCAGACGCTTGGAAACGCTTTCACATCCGTCACTCCGCTGGAAAGTTCTTTAAG GAAAGGCGGTATTTATTAAAGGAATTCCCAGAACTAGCTTCTTGCAACGaaaattctaaagttttagAGGTGGGATGTGGTAATGGCAGTACTGTTCTTCCACTATTACG TGGCAACGAAAATATCATTGTTTATGCTTGCGATTGTAGCACTGAGACTGTTGAGAGGGTAAAAGAGATCATAGATGCCTCTAATATAATTTCCATCAAACAGCGTTTCCATCCATTCTATTGTGATTTATCTATAAATAGATTTCCAACATGGTTGGCCTGCAATCAATGCCGGGATATATATCTACAATCGCAGCATAAAAGCATTTCAG ATGTCACAATGAACAATATAATGGATTCGAACAATCTGTATCTGTTGAGAGAAAGTGGGTGTTGCAATGGAGGGGTGGATTTCATTACCTTG ATATTCACACTCTCAGCAATACCACTTCAAACGATGCCTGTTTCAATCAAGGAGTGCTTTTCTGTTTTAAAACCTGGAGGCCTGCTCTTATTTAGGGATTATG GCCTTTATGACATGACAATGCTTCGATTTGAACTTGAGAAAAGAGTGGGATTCAGGGAATACATGCGATCAGATGGAACCCGTTCTTATTTCTTCTGTTTAGATACTGTTAGGGATCTATTTGTTGGTGCAGGCTTCACTGAG CTCGAGCTCGAATATTGTTGCATTAAGTCAGTAAACCGCCGAAATGGGAAGAGCATGCGAAGGGTGTGGGTTCATGGAAAGTTCCAGAAGCCTCTATGA